The genomic DNA TATATGTAATCAGGAGACGAATTTATGAATGTTACTTATGTATTTCAAGTAGCAGTATTATTAGCGATTTTGACAGGTTTAGCCTTACTTTTAGGCGAATATATGGCTAAAGTGTTTGAAGGCAAATTTAATTTTGCACCGGAAAATTGGATTTATAAATTTCTTAAGATTGAAAAAAACAAGGAAATGGACTGGAAGACTTATACTTTCAGTCTTTTAATTTTAAATATAATAGGAATAGTATTTCTGTTTATATTACAGGAAATTCAGTATTTTATGCCGTTGAATCCTCAAAAACTTGCAAGTTTAAGATGGGATACGGCTTTAAATACTGCCGTTTCTTTTGTAACTAATACAAATTGGCAGGCTTACAGCGGTGAACAGACAATGAGCTATTTAACTCAAATGCTTGGAATGACTGTTCAAAATTTCTTATCTGCTGCGA from bacterium includes the following:
- a CDS encoding potassium-transporting ATPase subunit KdpA, which produces MNVTYVFQVAVLLAILTGLALLLGEYMAKVFEGKFNFAPENWIYKFLKIEKNKEMDWKTYTFSLLILNIIGIVFLFILQEIQYFMPLNPQKLASLRWDTALNTAVSFVTNTNWQAYSGEQTMSYLTQMLGMTVQNFLSAAIGIAAAIAFIRGFSRKTTTEIGNFWVDLTRSIVYILLPLSIIFSIFLVSQGVIQNFNPTLGVSSFPFFYGQVLLL